A single genomic interval of Dyella sp. GSA-30 harbors:
- the xylB gene encoding xylulokinase — MGELKYGKVKQDMEASVRFYLGIDLGTSSVKAVLVGTAGEVHASASSPLVVSHPKPRWSEQDPQDWWIATEAAVAEVLKQVDPRRVAAIGLSGQMHGATLLDASDRVLRPAILWNDGRADIECTELEKLPMFREITGNLAMPGFTAPKLAWVRRHEPEVFARVAKVLLPKDYLRLRLTGEAMTDASDAAGTLWLDVRKRQWSDAMLAATGLDRSHMPEVFEGSQLAGRLRKDVAERWGMHAVPVAAGGGDNAAGAVGVGIVRHGQAMLSLGTSGVYFAVSDGFRACPERAVHSFCHALPDTWHLMSVMLNAASCLDFTARLTGQADVPALLAEAQSRGWKENGPLFLPYLTGERTPHNNAHARGSFTNLGPDADRGDLANATLEGVGLGLLDGLLAVEGTGLTSEEITVIGGGSRSAYWTQMLADILGRPLVLRSGSEIGPALGAARLAHLSVEPDALLDDVCPMPDVTAVREPDAARHAYFRQTRHPLFLRSYEQLKPLYFQAAHSQDVPGGDVRPS; from the coding sequence ATGGGTGAGCTGAAGTACGGCAAGGTGAAGCAGGACATGGAAGCTTCGGTACGTTTTTATCTCGGCATCGATCTGGGCACTTCCTCGGTCAAGGCGGTGCTGGTCGGTACCGCCGGTGAGGTGCATGCCAGCGCGTCCAGTCCGCTCGTCGTCTCGCATCCCAAACCCCGCTGGTCGGAACAGGATCCACAAGACTGGTGGATTGCTACCGAGGCGGCGGTGGCCGAAGTGCTCAAGCAGGTCGATCCACGTCGTGTGGCTGCGATAGGTCTGTCGGGACAGATGCATGGCGCCACGCTGCTCGATGCATCCGATCGTGTACTTCGTCCGGCCATCCTCTGGAACGATGGTCGCGCGGATATCGAATGCACCGAGCTGGAAAAGTTGCCGATGTTTCGAGAGATCACCGGCAACCTGGCTATGCCGGGATTCACCGCGCCCAAGCTTGCCTGGGTGCGCCGGCACGAGCCGGAGGTGTTTGCCCGCGTAGCGAAGGTGTTGCTGCCCAAGGACTACCTGCGGCTTCGCCTCACCGGCGAAGCCATGACCGACGCCTCCGATGCCGCCGGTACGCTCTGGCTCGATGTCCGCAAGCGCCAATGGAGCGATGCCATGCTTGCCGCTACCGGTCTGGACCGCAGCCACATGCCGGAAGTCTTCGAAGGCAGCCAGCTCGCCGGGCGCCTGCGCAAGGACGTTGCCGAGCGCTGGGGGATGCATGCCGTGCCGGTCGCGGCCGGCGGTGGCGACAACGCCGCCGGCGCGGTGGGCGTGGGTATCGTGCGCCATGGTCAGGCGATGCTCTCGCTGGGAACGTCCGGCGTGTACTTCGCCGTGTCGGACGGTTTTCGCGCTTGTCCGGAACGCGCGGTGCACAGTTTCTGCCATGCGTTGCCGGACACATGGCACCTGATGTCGGTGATGCTCAATGCCGCCAGTTGCCTGGACTTTACCGCGCGTCTTACCGGTCAGGCCGACGTGCCGGCGTTGCTGGCCGAGGCGCAGTCGCGCGGTTGGAAGGAGAACGGGCCATTATTCCTGCCTTACCTCACCGGTGAGCGCACCCCGCACAATAACGCGCATGCCCGCGGCTCTTTTACGAATCTGGGACCGGATGCCGATCGTGGCGATCTTGCCAACGCTACGCTCGAGGGCGTTGGCCTGGGGCTGCTCGATGGCCTGCTCGCCGTGGAGGGCACCGGTTTGACCAGCGAAGAGATCACCGTGATCGGCGGAGGCTCACGCAGCGCCTACTGGACCCAGATGTTGGCCGACATTCTAGGCAGGCCGCTGGTGCTGCGCAGTGGAAGTGAAATCGGACCAGCGCTGGGTGCTGCCCGCCTTGCGCATCTGTCGGTGGAACCCGATGCGTTGCTGGACGACGTCTGCCCCATGCCGGATGTCACCGCGGTACGCGAGCCCGATGCAGCGCGTCATGCTTATTTTCGGCAAACGCGCCACCCTTTGTTCCTACGTTCGTATGAGCAACTGAAACCGCTATATTTCCAAGCCGCCCATTCCCAAGACGTCCCGGGCGGAGATGTCCGCCCTTCCTGA
- the xylA gene encoding xylose isomerase: MSYFSSVAPVRYEGPTSDHPLAFRHYDPNRQILGKRMADHLRLAVCYWHSFVWPGSDVFGAGTFERPWQQAGDPMARAREKADAAFDFFSRLGTPFYTFHDTDIAPEGDSLADYKRNFAAMVDVLEQKQADTGVKLLWGTANVFSHPRYAAGAATNPQPEVFAYAATQVRHAMEATHRLGGANYVLWGGREGYDTLLNTDLRRERAQLGRFFQMVVEHKHKLGFKGTILIEPKPQEPTKHQYDYDTATVYGFLKEFGLEGEVKTNLEANHATLAGHSFHHEVATSIALDMFGSIDANRGDPQNGWDTDQFPNSVEEMTLVIYEILKAGGFTTGGFNFDTKLRRQSSAPEDLFYGHIGAIDTLALSLEKAAKMIERDTLAELKAERYAGWDGELGTKILEGGFTLASLADEAISRDLHPKHVSGRQEQLENLVNRYIHG, from the coding sequence ATGTCGTACTTCTCCTCTGTTGCTCCTGTTCGCTACGAAGGCCCGACCTCGGATCATCCGCTGGCTTTCCGTCACTACGACCCCAATCGCCAGATACTGGGCAAGCGCATGGCCGATCACCTGCGCCTGGCGGTTTGTTACTGGCACAGTTTCGTGTGGCCCGGCTCGGATGTGTTCGGTGCGGGCACGTTCGAGAGACCCTGGCAGCAAGCTGGCGATCCGATGGCGCGTGCTCGCGAGAAAGCCGACGCCGCGTTCGATTTTTTCTCACGCCTTGGTACGCCGTTCTACACGTTTCACGACACTGACATAGCGCCCGAGGGCGACAGCCTTGCCGATTACAAGCGCAACTTTGCGGCGATGGTCGACGTGCTCGAGCAAAAACAGGCCGACACCGGTGTGAAGCTTCTCTGGGGCACCGCCAACGTCTTCAGCCATCCGCGCTATGCGGCCGGCGCCGCTACCAATCCGCAACCGGAAGTATTCGCCTACGCAGCCACCCAGGTACGCCACGCGATGGAGGCCACCCATCGCCTGGGCGGTGCCAACTATGTGTTGTGGGGTGGTCGCGAAGGTTACGACACGCTGCTCAATACCGACCTCCGCCGCGAGCGTGCGCAACTCGGGCGCTTCTTTCAAATGGTGGTAGAGCACAAGCACAAGCTGGGCTTCAAGGGCACCATTCTCATCGAGCCCAAGCCGCAGGAGCCGACCAAGCACCAGTACGACTACGACACGGCGACGGTGTATGGCTTTCTCAAGGAGTTCGGCCTGGAGGGTGAAGTAAAGACGAACCTCGAAGCCAACCATGCCACGCTTGCGGGGCATTCCTTCCACCACGAAGTCGCCACGTCCATCGCGCTGGACATGTTCGGTTCCATCGACGCCAATCGTGGCGATCCGCAGAACGGCTGGGACACCGATCAGTTCCCCAATAGCGTCGAGGAGATGACCCTGGTCATCTACGAGATTCTCAAGGCCGGCGGCTTCACCACCGGCGGCTTCAATTTCGACACCAAGCTGCGTCGCCAGAGCAGTGCGCCGGAAGATCTTTTCTACGGTCACATCGGCGCCATCGATACGCTGGCGTTGAGCCTGGAGAAGGCGGCGAAGATGATCGAGCGCGATACGCTCGCCGAACTCAAGGCGGAACGCTACGCAGGCTGGGACGGCGAGCTCGGCACGAAAATACTTGAAGGCGGTTTCACGCTGGCTTCGCTTGCCGATGAGGCAATCTCCCGTGATCTGCACCCGAAGCATGTCTCGGGTCGGCAGGAGCAGCTGGAGAACCTCGTCAACCGCTATATCCATGGGTGA